One segment of Dolichospermum sp. DET69 DNA contains the following:
- a CDS encoding aldo/keto reductase: MKSLTHKLGFGTWQFGGENIVNGQHKGWGDIEEATAIQSVGLAIDAGIQFFDTADAYGWGRAEEILGKAIEHYPKDKLQICTKFGNRQDHQGCSYQDFSPQWLEQAVTNSLKRLKVDCIDILLFHSPPDDFDWNSYDVSTLTGLIQKGYIKQYGVSSKTVKGALKVVEYSFGNVIEAIFNILDRRAEQFLFNHLNPAYQFIARVPLASGFLSHKYLHQEPNFADNDWRKYLPERDQQWLLNSSRKLDFLDELPGGITVSALRYVLHHPQVGVVIPGMRSPSQVTANLQAVKLGALDPVIIEKIQESVPDVPVHWQF; this comes from the coding sequence ATGAAATCATTAACACATAAACTAGGATTTGGCACTTGGCAATTTGGTGGTGAAAACATAGTTAATGGTCAGCATAAAGGTTGGGGAGATATTGAAGAAGCCACCGCTATTCAATCGGTTGGACTAGCTATAGATGCAGGAATACAATTCTTTGACACTGCGGATGCCTATGGATGGGGACGAGCAGAAGAAATTTTAGGGAAAGCTATTGAGCATTATCCCAAAGACAAATTGCAAATCTGTACAAAATTTGGAAATCGCCAAGATCATCAAGGTTGTAGTTATCAAGATTTTTCACCCCAATGGTTAGAGCAAGCTGTTACTAATAGTTTAAAACGCTTAAAGGTAGATTGTATTGATATTTTGCTATTCCACAGCCCCCCTGATGATTTCGACTGGAATAGTTATGATGTATCTACACTCACAGGATTAATTCAGAAAGGATATATTAAGCAATATGGCGTTAGCTCCAAAACTGTAAAGGGGGCTTTAAAAGTTGTAGAATATTCCTTTGGTAATGTAATTGAAGCGATTTTTAATATTTTAGATCGCCGAGCCGAGCAGTTTTTATTTAACCACCTAAATCCTGCATATCAATTTATCGCTAGAGTTCCTTTGGCATCAGGATTTCTAAGTCATAAATATCTTCATCAAGAACCAAATTTTGCTGATAATGATTGGCGTAAGTATTTACCTGAACGCGATCAACAATGGTTGTTAAATAGTTCAAGAAAATTAGATTTTTTGGATGAATTACCTGGTGGAATAACTGTTTCAGCACTAAGATATGTTTTGCATCATCCTCAAGTTGGGGTGGTTATTCCGGGTATGAGAAGCCCTAGTCAAGTTACAGCTAATTTACAAGCCGTGAAACTGGGCGCATTAGATCCGGTGATCATCGAAAAAATTCAGGAGTCCGTTCCTGATGTTCCCGTACATTGGCAATTTTAG
- a CDS encoding aminotransferase class I/II-fold pyridoxal phosphate-dependent enzyme — MLKTKLEDLAIFGADPTFAEKLHVGRPNIGDRELFLKHVNTILDNRWLSNNGPFVQQLEQELAQLLGVKHCIAACNGTVALEIAIRASGLSGEVIVPSFTFIATPHALQWQEITPVFCDIDPVTHLIDPDRIEALITPRTTGILAVHLWGQPCNVEALTEIANRHNLKLLFDASHAFGCSYHGQMIGGFGNAEVFSFHATKFFNTLEGGAIVTNDDELAAKVRLMKNFGFSGYENVVYIGTNGKMNEVSAAMGLTSLKNMAQTIEINQRNYHVYKQKLAEIPAVRFLAYDESEKFNYQYIVCELNTDLTELSRDKFIEILWAENILARRYFHPGCHRMEPYRSYFPHAGLLLPHTEKVADRVFLLPTGQTINPVMIESICQLIKFILINSQDIISKLEQSGHVNSFFINALSQLHRNSI, encoded by the coding sequence GTGTTAAAAACCAAATTAGAAGATTTAGCAATCTTTGGTGCCGATCCCACTTTTGCTGAAAAATTACACGTTGGTCGTCCTAATATTGGCGATCGCGAACTATTTCTCAAACACGTCAATACAATTTTAGATAATCGTTGGCTATCTAATAATGGTCCTTTCGTCCAGCAATTAGAACAAGAACTAGCTCAACTCTTAGGAGTCAAACACTGTATCGCTGCTTGTAATGGCACTGTTGCCTTAGAGATTGCCATTAGAGCTTCTGGACTGAGTGGAGAGGTAATTGTCCCTTCCTTCACATTTATAGCTACGCCCCATGCTTTACAGTGGCAGGAAATTACACCTGTGTTCTGTGATATTGACCCAGTAACTCATCTAATCGATCCAGATCGAATTGAAGCTCTAATTACACCCCGAACAACAGGTATTTTAGCCGTTCATCTTTGGGGACAACCTTGTAATGTTGAAGCACTGACAGAAATTGCCAATCGTCATAACTTAAAGCTTTTATTTGATGCTTCTCATGCTTTCGGTTGTTCTTATCACGGTCAAATGATCGGTGGATTTGGAAATGCAGAAGTTTTTAGTTTTCATGCAACGAAATTTTTTAATACCCTAGAAGGAGGAGCAATTGTTACCAATGATGACGAATTAGCAGCTAAAGTTCGATTGATGAAAAACTTTGGCTTTTCCGGCTATGAAAATGTTGTCTATATTGGTACCAATGGCAAAATGAATGAAGTCAGTGCAGCGATGGGATTAACTTCCCTCAAAAATATGGCACAGACCATTGAAATCAATCAAAGAAATTACCATGTTTATAAACAGAAATTAGCAGAAATTCCTGCTGTCCGGTTTCTAGCTTACGATGAATCTGAAAAATTTAATTATCAATACATTGTTTGTGAGTTAAATACTGACCTTACAGAACTTAGTCGGGATAAATTTATCGAAATATTGTGGGCAGAAAATATTTTGGCTAGGCGTTATTTTCATCCCGGTTGTCACCGAATGGAACCTTATCGCTCTTATTTTCCTCATGCTGGTTTGCTATTACCACACACGGAGAAAGTTGCTGACCGAGTTTTCCTATTACCTACTGGTCAAACAATAAACCCAGTAATGATAGAATCCATTTGTCAATTGATCAAGTTTATCTTAATAAACAGTCAAGATATTATCTCTAAACTAGAACAAAGTGGTCATGTCAACTCATTTTTCATCAACGCCCTTAGTCAGCTTCACCGTAACAGCATATAA
- a CDS encoding glycosyltransferase, with protein MSTHFSSTPLVSFTVTAYNTEKYIAECLDSIFAQKGNYDFEVVVVDDASTDATEQVIRSYSDQRLRYIRHTSNQGAFATVNRGFQEARGQFVTRIDSDDRYRPDFLLTVVPILQKYPEVGLVYGDIAMIDPQGKITAPAGNVLRHNLPAKGNELIPLLEKNYLPAPTTIARKEAWLEGLPVPRGFDFCDWYLSTSIAKKWDFYYCDQVLADYRVHPQNHHRSIILDKTGESIIFQVLKQVFSETERQDEKSKAKSRVYGINYLTLANQYFGAEMLDDARRCYLQAIQYQPHFCLHSDILIHLFGTLVGQKVYEQIKIVTKQVLKVQR; from the coding sequence ATGTCAACTCATTTTTCATCAACGCCCTTAGTCAGCTTCACCGTAACAGCATATAACACTGAAAAATATATTGCCGAATGTCTAGATAGTATTTTTGCACAAAAGGGAAATTATGATTTTGAGGTTGTCGTTGTTGATGATGCCTCCACAGATGCCACGGAACAAGTAATTCGTTCTTATTCTGATCAGCGACTTCGATATATTCGACATACCAGTAATCAAGGAGCTTTTGCAACTGTTAATCGGGGTTTCCAAGAAGCCAGAGGTCAATTTGTGACCAGAATAGACTCAGATGATCGCTACCGACCCGATTTTTTATTAACTGTTGTTCCCATTTTGCAAAAGTATCCTGAAGTCGGATTAGTATATGGTGATATAGCCATGATTGATCCTCAAGGAAAAATTACTGCCCCAGCCGGAAATGTGCTGCGTCACAATCTACCAGCAAAGGGAAATGAACTGATTCCTTTATTAGAAAAAAATTATTTACCAGCACCAACTACAATTGCTAGAAAAGAAGCATGGTTAGAAGGTTTACCTGTACCCCGTGGATTTGATTTTTGTGATTGGTATCTTTCAACTAGTATTGCTAAGAAGTGGGATTTTTATTATTGCGATCAAGTATTAGCTGATTATCGTGTTCATCCTCAAAACCATCACCGATCTATTATTCTTGATAAAACTGGGGAATCAATTATCTTTCAAGTGCTAAAACAAGTGTTTAGCGAAACTGAACGTCAAGATGAAAAAAGCAAAGCTAAGTCAAGAGTTTATGGGATTAATTATCTCACATTAGCTAATCAATACTTTGGTGCTGAAATGCTAGACGATGCACGTCGCTGTTATTTACAAGCAATTCAGTATCAACCCCATTTTTGTTTACATTCAGATATTTTAATTCATTTATTTGGGACTCTGGTAGGTCAAAAAGTATATGAACAAATAAAAATTGTTACCAAACAGGTATTAAAAGTGCAGCGATAG
- a CDS encoding glycosyltransferase, which produces MKIIHLPFCFDPDPMGGTEIYVEALARELAKQNITNIIAAPAAKNQSYIYNQIQIRRFAISSQVKHLKEIYGEGDQLGAIEFGKIIDEEKPDLIHLHAFTRGVSLRIVRLAKSRGIPVIFTYHTPTVSCQRGTLLQWGNQVCNGEIELNKCTACTLQGLRISQNIAQIITHLPPIIGETLSKFNLSGGIWTALQMRELVNCRSQAFQSLMGEVDHIIAVCNWVKDILIINQVPDEKITVIRQGLCQEISENFVQSSNNTNNQPLRLVYFGRLDPNKGVEILIQALLSKPQIHATLDIYGISQSSSTNSYEKQIENLVQSDPRINFKPPVSAAQVVQTMKEYDLLAVPSQCLETGPMVILEAFAAGIPVIGSNLGGIAELVKHHVNGILVEASSINAWANELEQLCEHRDNLEQLKKGISPPQMMKVVAEKIRLIYQNFICSYN; this is translated from the coding sequence ATGAAAATCATCCACCTTCCCTTCTGCTTTGATCCAGATCCTATGGGTGGAACAGAAATTTATGTAGAAGCATTAGCAAGAGAACTAGCAAAACAAAATATCACTAATATCATAGCCGCACCAGCCGCAAAAAACCAATCCTACATCTACAACCAAATCCAAATTAGACGCTTTGCTATCTCCTCACAAGTCAAACACTTAAAAGAAATCTATGGAGAAGGAGATCAACTCGGTGCTATTGAATTTGGTAAAATTATCGACGAAGAAAAACCTGATTTGATTCATCTCCATGCCTTCACTCGTGGTGTGTCTTTACGCATAGTTAGACTAGCTAAATCAAGGGGAATTCCCGTAATTTTCACCTATCACACTCCCACCGTTAGCTGTCAACGAGGAACATTATTACAGTGGGGAAATCAAGTTTGTAATGGAGAAATAGAGTTAAATAAATGTACTGCTTGCACACTACAAGGACTAAGAATTAGTCAAAATATCGCCCAAATTATTACCCATTTACCACCTATAATTGGAGAAACACTATCTAAATTCAATCTAAGTGGTGGGATTTGGACAGCATTACAAATGCGGGAATTAGTTAATTGCCGTTCTCAAGCTTTTCAATCCCTCATGGGAGAAGTTGACCATATTATAGCAGTATGTAATTGGGTCAAAGATATTCTGATTATTAATCAAGTCCCTGATGAAAAAATTACAGTCATTCGTCAAGGCTTATGTCAAGAGATTTCCGAAAACTTTGTTCAATCTTCTAATAATACAAATAATCAACCTTTACGGTTAGTATATTTCGGTCGTCTTGACCCAAATAAAGGAGTTGAAATTCTCATTCAAGCCCTTCTATCTAAGCCCCAAATTCATGCTACTTTAGACATTTACGGAATTTCTCAATCTAGCTCAACTAACTCTTATGAAAAGCAAATTGAAAATTTAGTTCAAAGTGATCCGAGAATTAATTTTAAACCTCCCGTATCTGCTGCACAAGTAGTCCAAACCATGAAAGAATATGACCTACTCGCTGTTCCTTCCCAATGCTTAGAAACCGGACCAATGGTGATTTTAGAGGCTTTCGCGGCAGGTATTCCTGTTATCGGGTCAAACTTAGGAGGAATTGCTGAATTAGTTAAGCATCATGTTAATGGTATACTTGTCGAAGCTAGTTCTATTAACGCCTGGGCTAATGAATTAGAACAGCTTTGTGAGCATAGGGATAACTTAGAACAGCTAAAAAAGGGAATTAGTCCCCCGCAAATGATGAAGGTAGTAGCTGAGAAAATAAGGTTAATTTACCAAAATTTTATTTGCTCATACAACTAA
- a CDS encoding class I SAM-dependent methyltransferase: MQQSNQQKYYDEHYSISEGEAWKTWQPNPLLSSKEISEFCINSNAQETVLAIISAFAPFKSTLDVGCSAGDFIIPISKASVNSYGVDIVDFSIAWPTVSKQFNNIHFSKLNLDESNLPFNDSSFDLVTMMMVLEHVFDVHHAVKEVSRVLAPDGIAVIQVPNIGYIKNRFDLLLGNLPCTSNVEKKDNKTEWDGQHLHYFTLQSLNNLLNQHGLVVQRTLCSGSLNKLRSFSTSLLGADIIVFARKTLAKV; the protein is encoded by the coding sequence ATGCAACAATCCAATCAACAAAAATATTACGATGAACATTATAGTATTTCTGAGGGAGAAGCATGGAAGACATGGCAACCTAACCCACTACTATCAAGTAAAGAAATATCTGAATTTTGTATTAATTCTAATGCTCAAGAAACTGTTTTAGCCATTATTTCTGCTTTTGCCCCCTTTAAATCTACTCTTGATGTTGGTTGTAGTGCTGGCGATTTTATTATTCCCATTAGTAAAGCCAGTGTAAATTCTTATGGAGTAGATATTGTAGATTTTTCTATCGCTTGGCCAACTGTTTCAAAGCAATTTAATAATATTCATTTTTCAAAACTGAATCTAGATGAGTCTAATTTGCCATTTAATGACTCAAGTTTTGATTTAGTAACAATGATGATGGTATTAGAACACGTATTTGATGTACATCATGCAGTTAAAGAAGTTAGTCGAGTTTTAGCACCAGATGGAATTGCAGTGATACAAGTGCCAAACATTGGTTATATTAAGAACAGATTTGATCTGTTACTGGGTAACCTGCCCTGTACTTCCAATGTAGAAAAAAAAGATAATAAAACAGAATGGGATGGACAGCATCTACACTATTTTACTTTACAATCACTCAATAATTTACTGAATCAGCATGGATTAGTAGTACAAAGGACTTTATGTTCAGGTAGTTTAAATAAACTTCGCTCGTTTTCAACATCTCTACTTGGAGCAGATATAATAGTTTTTGCTAGAAAAACTTTAGCGAAAGTTTAA
- a CDS encoding FkbM family methyltransferase: MRLVEKLTTNLRHSQVLKNYDGLWNFVRPLYNRFIDQYGKNGRERRINGTDKISVLPKFRGVAETYEPDVWHDIMNNIKAGDCVVDVGAYIGLYAIAIAKRLESEGKIIAFEPDPLNFQDLKQHIRLNQVDLLVEPINLAVGEKESIVYFESGRDSQSSIQESSSSKTIAVNCVSLDNYFKNEKLDILKIDVEGYEEKVLKGATNLLHDHERSPRRIYIEVHPFAWSKVGTSWDSLLDFLGDCHYDVFTLDGTPAKQITWWGEIIASKQFNNKSDR; the protein is encoded by the coding sequence ATGCGTTTAGTAGAGAAATTAACCACCAACTTGAGACATAGCCAAGTTTTAAAAAACTATGATGGCTTATGGAATTTTGTTCGCCCTCTATATAATAGATTCATTGACCAATATGGAAAAAATGGACGGGAACGAAGAATTAATGGCACTGATAAAATCTCAGTTTTACCTAAATTCAGAGGAGTAGCAGAAACCTATGAACCGGATGTTTGGCATGACATCATGAATAATATTAAAGCAGGAGATTGTGTTGTAGATGTTGGGGCTTATATAGGGTTATATGCGATCGCTATAGCTAAACGATTAGAATCAGAAGGAAAAATTATTGCTTTTGAACCAGATCCATTAAACTTCCAAGATCTTAAACAACATATTAGGCTCAATCAAGTTGATCTACTGGTCGAGCCTATTAACCTAGCTGTAGGGGAAAAAGAGTCTATAGTTTATTTTGAATCAGGACGTGATAGTCAATCTTCTATTCAGGAATCCAGTTCCTCAAAAACTATAGCTGTTAATTGTGTCTCCTTAGACAACTATTTTAAAAACGAAAAATTGGATATTTTAAAAATTGATGTCGAAGGTTATGAAGAAAAGGTATTAAAAGGGGCAACTAATTTACTCCATGATCATGAGCGTAGTCCTCGACGTATCTATATAGAAGTTCATCCTTTTGCATGGTCAAAGGTAGGAACATCTTGGGATTCACTGTTGGATTTTTTAGGAGACTGTCATTATGATGTCTTTACTTTAGATGGTACACCTGCAAAACAAATCACTTGGTGGGGGGAAATAATTGCCTCAAAACAATTCAATAATAAAAGCGATCGCTAA
- a CDS encoding glycosyltransferase has protein sequence MKSKNRILYIQYTNPAGYPPLEHSSRILAQAYWDVLFLGTGASGADALRFPPHPHITVYQIPFCHPGWRQKLHYIRYCLWVLISVLRWRPQWVYASDFLVCPMALILTFFPQIKIIYHEHDSPSTKADSLFISWCLQAREKLARRAKFCILPNQQRADLFDKEVNNNQHSICVWNCPAQEEIVCQRSHYQENDNIWVLYHGSVVPDRLPLTVINALSTLPEIVKLRVIGYETVGHKGYINKLREVASELSISDRLEVIDPMPRKQLLKWCQQSDIGLAFMPVTSQDVNLISMTGASNKPFDYLSCGLPLVVSDLPDWKQMYVEPGYGLACNPEDANSIADVLRWYLEHPLEMKAMGEKGRQRILNEWNYEIQFEVVKNQL, from the coding sequence ATTAAATCAAAAAATCGCATCTTATATATCCAATACACAAACCCCGCAGGTTATCCCCCTTTAGAACATAGTTCTCGAATTTTAGCTCAAGCCTATTGGGATGTGCTGTTTTTAGGTACGGGAGCATCAGGAGCAGACGCTTTAAGGTTTCCACCTCATCCTCATATTACCGTCTATCAAATACCTTTTTGTCACCCAGGCTGGCGGCAAAAGTTACATTACATTCGATATTGTCTTTGGGTGTTGATATCGGTGTTACGTTGGCGACCTCAATGGGTATATGCTTCAGATTTCTTAGTTTGCCCGATGGCTTTAATATTGACTTTTTTCCCCCAGATAAAAATTATTTATCACGAACATGATTCACCAAGCACAAAGGCTGACAGTTTATTTATTAGTTGGTGTTTACAAGCAAGAGAAAAATTAGCACGTCGAGCTAAATTCTGCATTTTACCTAATCAGCAAAGAGCAGATTTGTTTGACAAAGAAGTTAATAATAATCAACATTCCATTTGTGTTTGGAATTGTCCTGCTCAAGAAGAAATAGTTTGTCAACGCTCACATTATCAAGAAAATGATAATATTTGGGTACTTTATCATGGCTCAGTTGTACCAGATAGGTTGCCTCTAACAGTGATAAATGCACTTTCTACTCTACCCGAAATAGTCAAGTTAAGAGTAATCGGTTATGAAACAGTAGGACATAAAGGATATATAAATAAACTCCGAGAAGTTGCTAGTGAATTGAGTATAAGTGATAGGTTAGAGGTAATTGACCCAATGCCCAGAAAACAGTTATTGAAATGGTGTCAACAAAGTGATATAGGTCTTGCTTTTATGCCAGTTACCAGCCAAGATGTTAATTTAATTTCCATGACAGGTGCTTCCAATAAACCTTTCGATTACCTATCTTGTGGTTTACCTTTAGTAGTCTCAGATTTACCCGACTGGAAACAAATGTATGTTGAACCCGGTTACGGATTAGCCTGTAATCCTGAAGATGCTAATAGTATTGCTGATGTGTTACGGTGGTATTTGGAACATCCTCTAGAAATGAAGGCCATGGGGGAAAAAGGTAGACAAAGGATTTTAAATGAGTGGAATTATGAAATTCAATTTGAAGTGGTTAAAAATCAACTTTAA
- a CDS encoding FkbM family methyltransferase produces the protein MDYTTKIKLDFIAPIFRFLPKFRGKYRLARFILGKSLDTKNVSLTAHDGCQYIIPSLQEPVGFALLINGVYEPDSIQLMLQKLPKNAVFLDIGANIGVFTITAAKFLKQNGRVIAVEASPKIFPYLQQNIEANGLNNVKTLELAATERDNETVPFYEVPTDKFGMGSLAPQFHSSPIQLKTKTIDSILQDEKIDKVDFIKVDVEGYEASVFQGAEKLLNSPNAPIILFEFCDWAEARKPEGNIGDSQRVLIDFGYTIWRLTDFVKGGKPLDSILKDGSDMLVGVKHGN, from the coding sequence ATGGATTATACAACAAAGATTAAGCTCGATTTTATTGCCCCTATATTTCGCTTTTTACCTAAATTTCGGGGAAAATATAGATTAGCTAGATTTATTTTAGGCAAGTCATTAGACACAAAAAATGTAAGTTTAACAGCTCATGATGGTTGCCAATATATTATTCCTAGCCTACAAGAACCTGTTGGTTTTGCTTTATTAATTAATGGGGTTTATGAACCAGATTCAATTCAATTAATGTTGCAAAAACTACCTAAAAATGCCGTTTTTTTAGATATCGGTGCTAATATAGGTGTTTTTACGATTACTGCTGCTAAATTTCTCAAACAAAATGGTCGAGTAATTGCAGTTGAAGCATCACCTAAAATATTTCCATATCTTCAACAGAATATAGAAGCCAATGGACTCAATAATGTCAAAACTTTAGAGTTGGCTGCTACTGAACGGGATAATGAGACAGTTCCGTTTTATGAAGTGCCTACGGATAAGTTTGGTATGGGTTCTCTGGCTCCACAATTTCATAGTTCTCCTATTCAGCTAAAAACCAAGACTATAGATAGTATCCTTCAGGATGAAAAAATAGATAAAGTTGATTTCATAAAAGTTGATGTAGAAGGATATGAAGCATCTGTATTTCAAGGAGCTGAAAAGTTGTTAAATTCACCCAATGCACCTATTATATTGTTTGAGTTTTGTGATTGGGCAGAAGCTAGAAAACCCGAAGGTAATATTGGTGACTCGCAAAGAGTCTTGATAGATTTTGGATATACAATTTGGAGATTAACTGATTTTGTTAAAGGTGGTAAACCATTGGATTCAATTTTAAAAGACGGTTCAGATATGTTAGTAGGAGTTAAACATGGAAATTAA
- a CDS encoding glycosyltransferase family 2 protein, whose amino-acid sequence MEIKNQYRENPFFSICIPQYNRTSFLIEACKVLAQQTFKNFEVCISDDQSNDGREQELIAYLQNSGLSFIYKRQEKNLRYDGNIRGSIALAKGAYCFLHGNDDCLASSTTLEEIYQEMQKYDSPGVIITNYEDWQTGQKNQRLRQSQLFDAGVETAATHFRNVAFVTGVIIDRVKAQDCYTDKWDGSEMYQMYLVSKIIASGSSLLELKMSAVRKDIHIASESVDSYAKRPVLNPCPIVERKLPMVLIGQVVADAISPYLDKSNRDRIIESIFLQLYLFTYPFWIIEYRRVQSWKYSLGICLGIHPKNTFLKIKLGWLRIIKLYCLYSIICAIGLILPIKLFDQLRGILFSLSKSMFSSKQVAPLSNSLLD is encoded by the coding sequence ATGGAAATTAAAAATCAGTATAGAGAAAATCCGTTTTTTTCTATTTGTATTCCTCAATATAATCGCACTTCATTTTTAATTGAAGCTTGTAAAGTTCTAGCACAGCAAACATTCAAAAACTTTGAAGTGTGTATTTCTGATGATCAATCTAATGATGGTCGTGAGCAAGAATTAATTGCATACTTACAAAATTCAGGCTTATCTTTCATTTACAAAAGACAGGAAAAAAATCTGAGATATGATGGCAATATCCGTGGAAGTATTGCTTTAGCTAAAGGTGCGTATTGCTTTCTACATGGTAATGATGATTGTCTAGCTTCATCTACTACCCTGGAAGAAATATATCAAGAAATGCAAAAATATGATTCACCGGGAGTCATTATTACTAACTATGAAGACTGGCAAACTGGACAAAAGAATCAACGTCTTCGTCAATCACAATTATTTGATGCTGGGGTAGAAACTGCTGCCACTCACTTTAGGAATGTTGCTTTTGTCACAGGTGTAATTATTGATAGAGTCAAAGCACAGGACTGTTATACAGATAAATGGGATGGTTCAGAAATGTACCAAATGTATTTAGTTTCTAAAATTATAGCCAGTGGTTCTTCTCTCTTAGAACTGAAGATGTCAGCCGTGAGAAAAGATATTCACATAGCCAGTGAAAGCGTTGATAGTTATGCCAAAAGACCTGTATTGAATCCTTGCCCAATTGTCGAGAGAAAATTACCAATGGTGTTAATTGGCCAAGTGGTAGCAGATGCAATTTCTCCCTATCTGGACAAATCTAACCGCGATAGAATCATAGAATCAATTTTTCTGCAATTATATCTATTTACCTATCCTTTTTGGATAATTGAATATCGTCGTGTTCAGTCCTGGAAATATTCCCTTGGTATCTGTCTTGGTATTCATCCTAAAAATACTTTTCTTAAAATAAAATTGGGATGGTTAAGAATAATTAAACTTTACTGTCTATACAGTATTATTTGTGCAATAGGCTTGATTCTGCCAATAAAACTATTTGATCAATTACGAGGAATATTATTTTCATTGTCCAAATCTATGTTTTCGAGCAAACAAGTTGCTCCATTAAGCAACTCATTACTAGATTAG
- a CDS encoding methyltransferase domain-containing protein has product MKTIANNKRTLLNLGCGQTRPDNWINTDCSLNSLLQKMQLISFILTKLYNRTSYSSSNAIYMDLNKRWKFTSDSVDVVYASHVFEHLTLVTAKLFIQEAYRVIKPSGVIRIIVPDLYKLSKDYIQKYETGEQDAYKELLYSLNLHQEGTYSTDRNFLEKFFNLIQGYPHQHKYMYDSLSLRKIISDAGFINICDSSYAVSSYIPEIHEVEFTKEGIPSIYIEAIKPVN; this is encoded by the coding sequence ATGAAGACGATAGCTAATAATAAAAGAACCCTCTTAAATTTGGGTTGTGGTCAAACTAGACCAGATAATTGGATTAACACTGATTGCTCTCTTAATAGCTTGTTACAGAAAATGCAATTAATAAGTTTTATACTTACAAAGCTTTATAATCGAACCTCTTACAGTTCAAGTAATGCTATCTACATGGACTTAAATAAACGCTGGAAATTTACCTCTGATAGTGTTGATGTTGTTTATGCGTCCCACGTTTTTGAACATTTAACTTTGGTAACGGCTAAACTTTTTATTCAAGAAGCATATCGTGTAATTAAACCTAGTGGAGTTATTAGGATAATTGTTCCCGACTTATATAAATTATCTAAAGATTATATTCAGAAATATGAAACTGGAGAGCAAGATGCTTACAAGGAACTTTTATATTCACTAAATTTACATCAAGAAGGAACATATTCAACAGATAGAAATTTTTTAGAGAAATTTTTTAATTTAATTCAAGGCTATCCACACCAACATAAATATATGTATGATTCTTTATCTTTAAGAAAAATTATATCTGATGCTGGGTTTATTAATATTTGTGATTCTTCTTATGCAGTGAGTTCATATATTCCAGAAATTCATGAAGTAGAGTTTACAAAAGAAGGTATTCCTTCAATATATATTGAAGCGATAAAACCAGTTAACTAA